DNA sequence from the Butyricimonas faecalis genome:
ATGTACTCCGTCCCCCGAGGAGTAATCACCGTGTTATATATTACCTCTTCCTCTCGCAATACATTCCCCTGCTCGCTTTGATAAATAATTCCCGCCGTGTCATTTGTTGCCACATTTCTCCCATCGGTCTCTTTTACTTCTGACACATGAGCCAAAGAAATAGTCTTCCCATCAGAAAGCTGCAACTGCACATCAGAACGATCAGGGGTGGCAAGAGCTATCATGGGATACTGTTCCCTTTCATTAGCCCCCTGCTGCCACAATATCATAAATGTACCCACGACCATCAAACAAGCCGCCACACGTCCCCATGCAATCCAACGCATCCGGTAAACCCTCTTCTTTCGTTGTGTTTCGATTTTCTGGAAAACACGATCATACCCCTTCTCCACATCGGTCTCTCCATAAAAGTGCATATCTTGAACAAAGCGGGAAAAATGCTCGTAACTTTTCAATAGTTCACGATTACGCTCGTCCTCTGTCAACCAAGCCTCTAACTCAGCCTTCTCGGAAACACCCAGTGTTTCCCGATAATACTTAAAAAGCAATTGTACAATATGATACGTTTTCCGATCCATGAAATCTATCTCGTTTTATAATAAAGACACATGAAAAGAAAAAACGACTAAAAAAAATTCAACTTTTTTTCAAAAATTATCATTAACAACAAATCTTTTTTATCCAACTTATCCCGAAGTAACTGAATAGCACGTTGTTTATGAGCTCTTACACTATTAATAGAAATTTGTAAACAATCTGCAATCTCTTGATTTTTCAATCCAAGAATGTAGGCCATACGAGTAACTTCCCGACATTGCCCCGGTAAAGTTTCTATGGCTTGATAAATCCGTGAAGAAATTTCAGATGAAACAATAGCATTCACGATATCCGTATCATCAAATACGGGGAATTGATTTTTAGTCTGATACTCCTTGACGATATTATTATGTCTGATTTGATTAAGGCAAAGATTTTTAGCCGTCAGATACAAGTAATTCTTTATTGCGCTTTCATGTTGACTCACATGCTCTTTTTGATTCCAGAAATTCACGAAAGTATCTTGAGCAATATCCTCCGCCTCAGCCCGATCACCTATAATTTGGAAGGCAAAATAAACGATTCTGGCATAATAAGTCGCAAAGATTTTCTTAAAAACGACATTACCTTCCAAATTATCCCGTAATAAATTCTTCATATCAGCCAGCTTGTTTTTATTTATACAACAAAAACATTATAAAGATCTTCATTTCATCCCAACTCCTCCCGTAAAAAAGGTGCCGTCACGGATTTTTTATTTCGGGCAACTTCTTCCGGAGTTCCGGTGCAAACAACGGTACCTCCCATTTTACCTCCCCCGGGTCCCATATCGATAAGATAATCGGCAACTTTAATCACATCCAAATTATGCTCGATAACAATCACGGTATTTCCTTTATCAACCAGTTTTTGTAACACGCCCAACAATATATTTATATCCTCAAAATGTAGCCCAGTTGTAGGCTCATCCAGTATATACAGCGTACTTCCGGTATCTTTCTTCGAAAGTTCGGTAGCCAATTTAATACGCTGGGACTCACCACCGCTTAACGTGGTACAAGGTTGTCCGATTTTGATATACCCTAACCCCACATCCTGCAACATCTTCAATTTGGATTGCAGGTGAGGCAAATTTTCAAAGAACTCTACCGCTTGATTAATCGTCAGGTTCAGCACGTCCCCGATGGATTTTCCTTTATAGCGAACCTCCAAGGTCTCTTTATTGTAACGCTTACCATCACACGCCTCGCAATGCACGTAAACATCCGGGAGAAAATTCATCTCAATCGTCTTCACGCCCGCACCCTTACATACCTCACAACGTCCCCCGCTCACGTTAAAAGAAAAACGTCCGGCCGTGTATCCCCGAACCTGTGATTCCGGTAATTTCTCAAATATCTTTCGAATATCAGTAAACAACCCCGTATAAGTAGCTGGATTGGAACGAGGACTTCTACCTAACGGACTTTGATCCACCACAACCACCTTATCGATGTCGGTTATCCCTTCAATCGATTTATAAGGTAACGGTGCGGCCAAAGCATTATAAAAATAAGCACTCAATATCGGATGTAAAGTACCGTTGATCAAAGAAGATTTTCCACTCCCACTCACACCTGTCACGCAGATCAATTTTCCCAAAGGAAAATCGACATCCACATTTTTAAGATTATTCCCCGTACATCCTTTCAAAGAAATCTTCTTTCCGTTCCCCACACGACGTTCTGCCGGAATAGCGATCATCTTCTTCCCTGTCAAGTATTGTGCCGTCAGACTATCACTTTTCAGAATATCGGAATATTTCCCGATAGCCATGATCTCCCCGCCTTTCCTTCCCGCCTTGGGCCCCAAATCCACGATGTAATCGGCATTCTCCATCATCTCCTTATCATGCTCCACCACGATCACCGAATTACCGTTATCCCGTAATTCCTGTAAAGAATGAATCAACTTCCGGTTATCCTTCTGGTGCAACCCGATACTCGGTTCATCCAATATATAAAGCACGTTAACCAACTGCGACCCGATCTGTGTCGCCAAGCGAATACGCTGGGATTCCCCGCCCGATAACGTCATGGACTGTCGATTCAAGGATAGATACTCCAAACCCACATCAAGCGTAAACTTCAGACGCGTCCGGATCTCCTTCAAAATCTCCCCGGCAATCTGTTTCTGCTTATCCTCCAAATGCTCCTCCACGTTACTGATCCACTCGTACAAATCAGACAATTCCATATTAGCCAACTCGGAAATATTCTTCCCGTTAATATAGAAATGTAGAGCCTCTTGATTCAAGCGTTGACCGTTACACGCGTCGCAAGTTGACACGGAAATAAATTGTTCCGCCCATTTATTCGCTTTCTTGGAAGTCGAATTTTCCTCCTGCATGGTGACATACTTCAATATCCCCTCGTACGTCGTGAGAAAGTTGGATGACACCCCGATCTCCGCGTTCTCCAAACGAAATTGCCCCGGATAACCGTACAGGACATCCGTCAAGGCCTCTTCGGGCAAATCCCGAATCGGTTGTTTAATATCGGCACCATGTTTTCTTAAAATCGTTTCGATCTGGTAGAAAATAAGAGATGCCTTATATTTTCCCAGGGGTAGGATTCCCCCGGCATAAATCGACAAAGAATTATCCGGGATAATCTTTTCCATTGCCACCTCGTTGACATACCCCAACCCCTTACATTTCTTACAAGCCCCGTGAGGTGAATTGAAAGAAAAAGTATGCGGGGCCGGATCTTTATAGGAAAGCCCGGTATCCGGACACATCAAATGGCGGCTATAATATTTAATCTCGTCAGACGCGTAATCTTTTACCATCATCACCCCCTTACCGTGCTTCATGGCAGTAGCCACGGAATTTTTCAAGCGTTTCAGATCGATCTGATCCATAACAATCTTATCCACCACGATTTCAATATCATGCATCTTGTAACGATCAACACTCATCCCGATCTTCATTTCCCGTAACTCACCGTCTACCCGTACCGAGATAAAACCATTCTTTCGCAAATTTTCGAATAACTCCCGGTAATGCCCCTTACGCCCTTTTACCACGGGTGCCAACAACAAGATACGTCGTCCGGCAAAATCACGCTGCAACAATTCCAATATCTGTTCATCCGTGTACTTTACCATCTTACTACCCGTGGCATAAGAATAAGCCACCCCTGCACGAGCGTAAAGCAAACGCAAAAAGTCATAAATCTCGGTGGTCGTACCGACTGTAGAACGAGGATTTTTATTCGTGGTCTTCTGTTCTATTGAAATCACAGGACTTAACCCCGTAATCTTATCCACATCCGGACGTTCCATTCCCCCCAAGAAACGACGGGCATACGCGGAAAAAGTTTCCAGATACCGACGCTGCCCCTCGGCATATATCGTATCAAAAGCCAAGGATGATTTTCCACTCCCGCTTAACCCGGTAATTACTGTCAACTTATCGCGTGGAATCGTCAGATCTATGTTTTTCAGGTTATGCTCTCTGGCACCAAATATGGCTATATTGTTATCTTCTTCTCTGTTCTCCATGAATTCCTATTCCTTAAAAATCAACTTACAAAGATAGAGAAACTATTTCGAATGAAAGAAAAATTTATAATTTATGATTTACAAATTACGAATAAAAAAGTGTAAACCTGATACAGAAGAAATCTAATAAATATATGGTAAAACGTGTGGTCAGAATCAAGAATCAAAAATCGAAAATCAAAAATCAAAAATAAAAAAAGGAGGGATTCCCTGTAGCGTCTTAAATGGAATATTCTGGGACTGACGAAAAGATGTTGTATGTATGTGTGTGTGTGCGTGCGTCTGTGTGTGTGGTGTGTGTGCGTGGTGTCCCGTAGGATATATTCCAGTACTTTTAAGAACTCTGTCAGAAAATCAGCTTAAACCTCAGTCAAAGCTATCCCCTCTCTTTATGCTAGATGATTCAATCTAATAACAGCTAAAAATAAATCATAAGTTCATCATCTATTCTACCTCTTTAACGTTACTGCTAAAGAAAGGTTTCGTTTTTCTCGAAAAAAAATCGAGAAATTTTATTTTTTCAATTATTCAAACTAACTCTTCTGTTTTCAATCATCAAGAAGCATTCCTTGATGGTGAATACATAGAGTATAACGGGAATTACCGGGATAGGTTTCAGTTTTCAGGTAAAAAATCATATTTTTTTGTTCTGATGAAATTCGAAGTAAATATAAAAAGAAACTACCCCCTCCAGCTCCCCCTTACACAGGGGGAGAGCTGATTACCAAACATCACAATATCTCAACGTAGCATGTCCTCCCCCTGTGCAAGGGGGAGTTAGAGGGGTAGTTTCCGAAGAACACAAAAAAAGAGCGCCTCACGACGCTCTTTCTTATATAAAGATCTTAAATCTTACTTTTTCACGGCTTCTTTCACCTGATCATTAGGAACCATTTGTTCCTTAAAAGTATAGGCACCGGTTTTCGGAGATTTCACCATTTTGATGATTTTCGCATATCCCCTACCATCTGCTGTTTTAAGTGTTGCAACAACTTTCTTTGCCATAGCTTAATTATTTTATTTCTCTGTGTAAAGTTACTCTTCTCAGAATCGGGTTGTACTTACGCAACTCCATTCTCTCGGGGGTGTTCTTTCTATTTTTGGTAGTGATATAACGAGACGTACCCGGCATTCCGGATTCTTTGTGTTCCGTACACTCCAAAATCACCTGTATTCTGTTTCCTTTGCTCTTCTTTGCCATCTCTTCTTACTTTATACGTTCTTAATTAAACCATTGGCAGTAGCTTCTTTCAAACAAGCACTAATACCTTTCTTGTTGATCAGGCGCAATCCGGCTGCAGATACATTCAAACGGATCCATCTATCTTCTTTTGGCCAATAAAAATTCCTCTTAAACAGGTTGATCTCGAATGTTCTCTTCACTCTTCTTTTGGAGTGAGAAACATGGTTACCAACCATCGCTTTCTTTCCAGTTATTTGACAAATTCTTGACATCTCTCAATATTTTTATAAACGCTTTCCAAACAGGATGCAAATTACGCACTTTTTATTCAAACAATCAAATGTTTCAGTAAAAAAGTTTCAAGTTTTTTTTACCTCAGGATAAAATATAATATCACGAGAAACATTACCAAAGCAACAAACTCCCTAATTACTTTTTTTCTTCTCTCCAAACTGGCCTTCGTATCGGCCTTTCTCAAAATATCCAGCAACGCCCCGGTAGGACAAAAATAGTTACACCAAGGACGGGCAAAGAATACGGATAAAAGTAAAAATATGACAGCCAAAGCAATCACCCACCCCGTTGCAGCGGTCAATAAAAATGCCGAAAAAGGTTCCAACGACGCCAAATCCAACGGGATACCCCCCAACAACAGAGCGAGAATCACCATAAAATAGATCACGCGGGTATATTTAAATATACTCTTCCACACGCCCTTCGGGGCTATTTTCTTCTTACGCACTTTTCCCAACAACTCCTGCGCTGCCCCCAAAGGACATAAATACGCGCAATAATAAGCCTTATTCAAGAACAACGGGAAAGCCAACGCCAGCACGGCAATCACGGGCAACAAAATACGTGCTCCCCATGGAATCCCGTTCAACAACCAGTTAAACAGCAACTCCAAAGAAACGAAATACCCGAACCAGAAACCAAGAATCAACACGGAAGCAACCTGCAACACGTAGCGCCAACGCTTCATCCGGCTACCCCAGAACATACTGGCTAACGCCAACAAAACCACGATGCCCCCCAAAACATGTTGCAACAACTTCACCCAATCCACGTCAAAACCTCCCCCGTCACGTTCCAAGTAAAACTCCAACGCCCTCTTCACGCTTCCCCGGATAGCATCGCTCGACATCGTGGCTCCACTCACCGCTTCCACGTTCAGCAGCGCGGCCTCCTCCAGCATCTTACCATCCCATGCCGACAACAAATTCTTTTTCTCCAGACGTCTTAAAAAACCGGGCGACTCGCTATTATCCAACAAGGTAAGCCCCAAAATTACATCCTCCTCGGAAATCGCCAAAAACAAAGGAACATTCCCAGCATAACCGATCAAATCGTCCGCGATCGGGGTAGTAACCAGCAATTTACCGATCGTCTTCCCGTCGGCCTTCACAACGTAATGAACCTCGTTCACTTTTTCAACACCCGTGCAGGTCGGAAAATATTTCTTCACCGCATCCAA
Encoded proteins:
- a CDS encoding 4Fe-4S binding protein, whose protein sequence is MDKIDMSIQENVATFVTKLPKVILLCVVIYLISLNFKTANEVSKGQEAKAEVSNVVPLDAVKKYFPTCTGVEKVNEVHYVVKADGKTIGKLLVTTPIADDLIGYAGNVPLFLAISEEDVILGLTLLDNSESPGFLRRLEKKNLLSAWDGKMLEEAALLNVEAVSGATMSSDAIRGSVKRALEFYLERDGGGFDVDWVKLLQHVLGGIVVLLALASMFWGSRMKRWRYVLQVASVLILGFWFGYFVSLELLFNWLLNGIPWGARILLPVIAVLALAFPLFLNKAYYCAYLCPLGAAQELLGKVRKKKIAPKGVWKSIFKYTRVIYFMVILALLLGGIPLDLASLEPFSAFLLTAATGWVIALAVIFLLLSVFFARPWCNYFCPTGALLDILRKADTKASLERRKKVIREFVALVMFLVILYFILR
- the rpmG gene encoding 50S ribosomal protein L33 encodes the protein MAKKSKGNRIQVILECTEHKESGMPGTSRYITTKNRKNTPERMELRKYNPILRRVTLHREIK
- the rpmB gene encoding 50S ribosomal protein L28, producing MSRICQITGKKAMVGNHVSHSKRRVKRTFEINLFKRNFYWPKEDRWIRLNVSAAGLRLINKKGISACLKEATANGLIKNV
- the uvrA gene encoding excinuclease ABC subunit UvrA: MENREEDNNIAIFGAREHNLKNIDLTIPRDKLTVITGLSGSGKSSLAFDTIYAEGQRRYLETFSAYARRFLGGMERPDVDKITGLSPVISIEQKTTNKNPRSTVGTTTEIYDFLRLLYARAGVAYSYATGSKMVKYTDEQILELLQRDFAGRRILLLAPVVKGRKGHYRELFENLRKNGFISVRVDGELREMKIGMSVDRYKMHDIEIVVDKIVMDQIDLKRLKNSVATAMKHGKGVMMVKDYASDEIKYYSRHLMCPDTGLSYKDPAPHTFSFNSPHGACKKCKGLGYVNEVAMEKIIPDNSLSIYAGGILPLGKYKASLIFYQIETILRKHGADIKQPIRDLPEEALTDVLYGYPGQFRLENAEIGVSSNFLTTYEGILKYVTMQEENSTSKKANKWAEQFISVSTCDACNGQRLNQEALHFYINGKNISELANMELSDLYEWISNVEEHLEDKQKQIAGEILKEIRTRLKFTLDVGLEYLSLNRQSMTLSGGESQRIRLATQIGSQLVNVLYILDEPSIGLHQKDNRKLIHSLQELRDNGNSVIVVEHDKEMMENADYIVDLGPKAGRKGGEIMAIGKYSDILKSDSLTAQYLTGKKMIAIPAERRVGNGKKISLKGCTGNNLKNVDVDFPLGKLICVTGVSGSGKSSLINGTLHPILSAYFYNALAAPLPYKSIEGITDIDKVVVVDQSPLGRSPRSNPATYTGLFTDIRKIFEKLPESQVRGYTAGRFSFNVSGGRCEVCKGAGVKTIEMNFLPDVYVHCEACDGKRYNKETLEVRYKGKSIGDVLNLTINQAVEFFENLPHLQSKLKMLQDVGLGYIKIGQPCTTLSGGESQRIKLATELSKKDTGSTLYILDEPTTGLHFEDINILLGVLQKLVDKGNTVIVIEHNLDVIKVADYLIDMGPGGGKMGGTVVCTGTPEEVARNKKSVTAPFLREELG
- a CDS encoding DUF4295 domain-containing protein is translated as MAKKVVATLKTADGRGYAKIIKMVKSPKTGAYTFKEQMVPNDQVKEAVKK
- a CDS encoding RNA polymerase sigma-70 factor, yielding MKNLLRDNLEGNVVFKKIFATYYARIVYFAFQIIGDRAEAEDIAQDTFVNFWNQKEHVSQHESAIKNYLYLTAKNLCLNQIRHNNIVKEYQTKNQFPVFDDTDIVNAIVSSEISSRIYQAIETLPGQCREVTRMAYILGLKNQEIADCLQISINSVRAHKQRAIQLLRDKLDKKDLLLMIIFEKKLNFF